One genomic segment of Pseudomonadota bacterium includes these proteins:
- a CDS encoding AI-2E family transporter — protein MEFYTKAFFVVLAALVGYGLLLVLQPISGALAWAIFLAFILYPVHVWLTRKLKGRAGWSAGILTGITPFAILTPLAFLGVVFANQARALIAFVQEKDLHFDATLLARLETYPVIGPVAKYANEEMSVSGADLQQWLANATQTVLKNVAAVSGGVALSALGALIGFFLMLFLLFFMFRDGRGMFLRFQRLIPVPEEHREQLFNHLASVTRGVFYGIGLTAILQGILVGIGFAIASLPSPVVFGVLAAILALLPAGGAAIVWIPGFLFLAASGRWGMAVFMLVWGVVVSTSDNFLRPILVARYAPVSAFMVFVGVVGGIGAFGTIGIVVGPVFLALVAAILEYFDEKIIAPNKKELDAQAENPPTP, from the coding sequence GTGGAGTTCTACACAAAAGCCTTTTTCGTGGTGCTGGCGGCTCTCGTCGGCTACGGCCTGTTGCTCGTGCTCCAGCCGATATCCGGCGCATTGGCCTGGGCGATCTTCCTGGCTTTCATCCTCTATCCCGTACACGTCTGGCTCACGCGCAAGCTGAAGGGCCGCGCCGGATGGTCCGCGGGCATCCTCACCGGCATCACGCCGTTCGCGATCCTCACGCCGCTGGCCTTCCTGGGCGTCGTGTTTGCGAACCAGGCGCGCGCGCTGATCGCGTTCGTACAGGAGAAGGACCTCCACTTCGACGCCACGTTGCTGGCGAGGCTTGAGACGTACCCCGTCATCGGGCCCGTGGCGAAATACGCCAATGAAGAGATGTCGGTGAGCGGCGCGGATCTGCAGCAGTGGCTGGCCAACGCAACGCAGACGGTGCTGAAGAACGTCGCCGCCGTCAGCGGCGGAGTGGCGCTCTCGGCGCTGGGGGCGCTGATCGGTTTCTTCCTCATGTTGTTCCTGCTCTTCTTCATGTTCCGCGACGGGCGCGGCATGTTCCTGCGCTTTCAGCGGTTGATCCCGGTGCCGGAGGAACATCGCGAGCAGCTGTTCAACCACCTGGCGAGCGTCACGCGCGGCGTGTTCTACGGCATCGGCCTGACGGCCATCCTGCAGGGCATCCTGGTTGGAATCGGCTTCGCGATCGCGAGCCTGCCGTCACCGGTGGTGTTCGGCGTGCTGGCGGCGATCCTCGCCCTGTTGCCCGCGGGCGGCGCGGCCATCGTCTGGATCCCGGGTTTCCTGTTTCTCGCGGCGTCGGGTAGATGGGGAATGGCGGTCTTCATGCTCGTCTGGGGAGTGGTCGTATCGACGTCGGACAACTTCCTGCGCCCGATCCTGGTGGCGCGTTACGCGCCGGTATCGGCGTTCATGGTGTTCGTCGGCGTGGTCGGCGGCATCGGCGCGTTCGGCACGATCGGCATCGTCGTCGGACCGGTGTTCCTGGCGCTGGTCGCCGCGATCCTCGAGTACTTCGACGAGAAGATCATCGCGCCGAACAAGAAGGAACTCGACGCGCAAGCGGAAAACCCACCGACGCCCTGA
- a CDS encoding CPBP family intramembrane glutamic endopeptidase yields MTDLLLTTLPKVLLPALAIVVLLFVAKRRGFSLAEDLGLRKPEWKFAAFFLILWVCLIALEESVTRGMAGAGIKVWPAYPALILFLRILAIGVLGPIAEELVFRGLFLRMLGRTRVGIYGAILITAALWSIIHLQYAPILLAIIFIDGLALGLARHFTKSLYVPIAMHILGNLFSIYQSLSP; encoded by the coding sequence ATGACCGACCTGCTCCTCACAACCCTGCCCAAAGTGCTGCTGCCGGCGCTGGCCATCGTGGTGCTGCTGTTCGTGGCGAAGCGTAGAGGTTTTTCACTCGCGGAAGACCTGGGCCTGCGCAAACCCGAGTGGAAGTTCGCCGCCTTCTTCCTGATTCTCTGGGTTTGCCTGATCGCGCTCGAGGAGAGTGTCACCAGGGGCATGGCCGGCGCCGGCATCAAAGTCTGGCCCGCGTACCCGGCACTCATTCTCTTCCTGCGCATCCTCGCGATCGGTGTCCTTGGCCCCATCGCCGAGGAGCTGGTCTTTCGCGGCCTTTTCCTGCGCATGCTCGGCCGTACGCGCGTCGGTATCTATGGCGCGATCCTGATCACCGCCGCCCTCTGGTCGATCATCCATTTGCAGTACGCACCGATTTTGCTCGCGATCATCTTCATCGACGGCCTGGCGCTCGGCCTCGCGCGCCACTTCACCAAATCGCTGTACGTGCCGATCGCCATGCATATCCTTGGCAATCTGTTCTCGATCTATCAATCTCTCTCTCCCTGA
- a CDS encoding Rid family detoxifying hydrolase, translating to MLLAIAAFGLTTTAALAADKPKSSAVEYLSSEQTLKANLPFSEAVRVGNTLYLSGVIGFTPGTRTLVPGGIEGQTRQVMETIKTVLERNGSSLDHVVKCTVMLADMSEWAKMNAIYVTYFTKHFPARSALGVNGLALGALVEVECIATVGDAG from the coding sequence ATGCTGCTCGCGATCGCCGCCTTCGGCCTGACGACAACCGCCGCGCTCGCGGCTGACAAGCCCAAATCCAGCGCCGTCGAATACCTGAGTTCTGAGCAGACACTGAAAGCCAACCTGCCTTTCTCGGAGGCGGTGCGCGTCGGCAACACGCTCTATCTATCGGGCGTCATCGGCTTCACTCCGGGAACCCGTACCCTGGTGCCCGGCGGCATAGAAGGCCAGACCCGGCAGGTGATGGAGACCATCAAGACGGTTCTCGAGCGCAACGGTTCCTCGCTCGATCACGTCGTCAAATGCACCGTGATGCTGGCGGACATGTCCGAGTGGGCGAAGATGAACGCGATTTACGTCACGTACTTCACGAAACATTTCCCGGCGCGCAGTGCGCTCGGCGTCAACGGTCTCGCGCTCGGTGCGCTGGTTGAAGTCGAATGCATCGCGACCGTGGGCGATGCGGGCTGA
- a CDS encoding glucose 1-dehydrogenase produces MFDLRGKVAIVTGGNGGIGLGMARGLAKAGARIVVAARNTEKSAAAVAELKTLGSDALAFAVDVTDKNSVDSLFSQVQERCERIDILVNNAGLNIRKPVQDLALEEWRQVLDTNLTSAYLCCAAAYLPMKQAKSGKIINIGSMLSIFGAGFAPAYGASKGGVVQLTKSLAAGWAADNIQVNAILPGWINTDLTRKARSEVAGLHERVLARTPAARWGDAVDFEGIAVFLASAESDFITGTAIPVDGGYSSAA; encoded by the coding sequence ATGTTCGATCTGCGCGGCAAGGTGGCCATCGTGACCGGCGGCAACGGCGGCATCGGGCTCGGCATGGCGCGTGGGCTCGCGAAGGCCGGCGCACGCATCGTCGTCGCCGCACGTAATACGGAGAAATCCGCGGCGGCGGTGGCCGAGCTGAAAACGCTCGGTTCGGACGCACTCGCCTTTGCGGTCGACGTCACGGACAAGAATTCCGTGGACAGTCTCTTCAGCCAGGTCCAGGAACGCTGCGAACGTATCGATATTCTCGTCAACAATGCCGGGTTGAACATCCGCAAGCCGGTGCAGGATCTCGCGCTCGAAGAGTGGCGGCAGGTCCTCGACACCAATCTCACCAGCGCCTACCTTTGCTGTGCCGCCGCCTATCTACCGATGAAGCAGGCGAAGTCCGGCAAGATCATCAATATAGGCTCGATGCTGTCGATCTTCGGCGCGGGTTTTGCGCCGGCGTATGGCGCCAGCAAGGGCGGGGTCGTGCAGCTCACCAAATCCCTGGCGGCCGGCTGGGCGGCGGACAACATCCAGGTGAACGCCATCCTTCCGGGCTGGATCAATACGGACCTCACGCGAAAAGCGCGTTCCGAGGTTGCGGGACTGCACGAGCGGGTGCTCGCGCGCACCCCGGCCGCACGCTGGGGCGACGCCGTGGATTTCGAGGGGATCGCCGTATTTCTGGCGAGTGCGGAGTCCGACTTCATCACCGGAACCGCAATTCCCGTTGACGGAGGCTATTCTTCCGCCGCCTAA
- a CDS encoding GIY-YIG nuclease family protein: MDRIAELDGELSRIFSNFEALADELEFERVCELSEDAEVDKQDYAGIYKIDIRVTGKHETFESWAEWFCAEWVRPEYKMGFVPNPRAGRLKAHTELGEWVPIYIGKASSIAGRIRQHLNYKLSQPTTALKIRERKNMAAHRFRLSTIKLEVENYDLIMPRIESALRDKYNPILGRQ; this comes from the coding sequence ATGGACAGGATCGCGGAACTCGATGGCGAGCTGAGCAGGATCTTCAGCAATTTCGAGGCGCTGGCCGACGAGCTCGAATTCGAGAGAGTTTGCGAATTGAGCGAAGACGCCGAAGTCGACAAGCAGGACTACGCCGGCATCTACAAGATCGATATTCGCGTCACGGGCAAACACGAAACGTTTGAAAGCTGGGCGGAGTGGTTCTGCGCCGAGTGGGTCAGGCCGGAATACAAGATGGGGTTCGTTCCGAACCCGAGGGCGGGCCGACTGAAGGCTCATACCGAGCTTGGCGAGTGGGTTCCGATATACATCGGGAAGGCGAGTTCGATTGCGGGACGGATCAGGCAGCATTTGAACTACAAGCTCAGCCAGCCGACAACGGCTCTCAAGATAAGAGAGCGAAAAAACATGGCCGCCCATCGATTCCGCTTGAGCACCATCAAACTCGAAGTTGAAAACTACGACTTGATCATGCCGCGGATCGAGAGCGCGCTGCGCGACAAGTACAATCCCATTCTCGGGCGCCAGTAA
- a CDS encoding DMT family transporter has protein sequence MSKRGWILFLALGLLWGMPYLLIRIAVQEIDPLVMAGTRTLMGALLLLPVAWHRHALAPAFARWKWLIAFTLIEISVPWLLLGHAETRLNSSTAGLLIAVVPLFAAVIVTRLGHEKLEPRRIFGLVLGFTGVALLVGLDIHFSDYLAVAAIIVVSLCYAIGPIIVDRKLKDVPAIGVIAASMIVATLIYVPFAPFLWPDKVSATAAWSVVGLGVFCTAGAFMVFFALIAEVGPSRATVITYVNPAVAITLGALVLNEPLTVGMLIGFPLVIAGSFLGTMRARPAEPARAPAKA, from the coding sequence ATGTCAAAGCGCGGCTGGATATTGTTTCTCGCCCTGGGCCTGCTCTGGGGCATGCCCTATCTTTTGATCCGCATCGCGGTGCAGGAGATCGATCCGCTCGTGATGGCAGGTACACGCACGCTCATGGGTGCGCTGCTGCTGCTGCCGGTTGCCTGGCATCGCCATGCACTCGCCCCGGCGTTCGCCAGGTGGAAGTGGTTGATCGCGTTCACCTTGATCGAGATCAGCGTGCCGTGGTTGCTGCTCGGCCATGCCGAGACGCGTTTGAACAGCTCGACCGCGGGACTCCTGATCGCGGTCGTGCCGCTGTTTGCCGCGGTGATCGTGACCAGGCTCGGTCACGAGAAGCTCGAACCGCGGCGGATATTCGGATTGGTGCTCGGTTTCACGGGGGTTGCACTGCTGGTAGGGCTCGACATCCACTTCTCGGATTACCTCGCCGTCGCCGCCATCATCGTGGTGTCGCTGTGTTATGCGATCGGCCCGATCATCGTCGACCGCAAGCTCAAGGACGTCCCGGCGATCGGGGTGATCGCCGCATCGATGATCGTGGCCACTCTTATATATGTGCCGTTTGCCCCGTTCCTGTGGCCGGACAAGGTTTCGGCGACGGCCGCTTGGTCGGTGGTCGGCCTCGGTGTGTTCTGCACCGCCGGTGCGTTCATGGTGTTTTTCGCGTTGATTGCGGAAGTCGGGCCCTCGCGCGCAACAGTGATCACGTACGTGAATCCGGCAGTGGCGATCACGCTCGGTGCGCTGGTACTCAACGAGCCGCTGACGGTGGGCATGTTGATCGGATTCCCGCTGGTGATCGCGGGGTCATTCCTCGGCACGATGCGCGCGCGGCCGGCCGAGCCTGCGCGGGCACCCGCCAAGGCTTGA
- a CDS encoding GNAT family N-acetyltransferase, with protein sequence MRVPLLPAAGPGTITSSMIADVTIRLARLADAAEIAVMSRDYIERGLPWTWTEDRIARAIVDLETNVAVVGDSGAVTAFGIMFHTLEDAHLLLFAVRRSQQRKGVGSALLHWLEEVARNAGAKKIRVECLSKNRPARLFYSEHGYHELSITRQMYRGIADGIHLEKWLRTEQA encoded by the coding sequence ATGCGTGTTCCGCTTCTGCCGGCGGCCGGACCCGGTACCATCACCAGCTCAATGATCGCAGACGTCACCATTCGCCTCGCCCGCCTCGCCGATGCCGCTGAAATCGCGGTCATGTCGCGCGACTACATCGAGCGCGGCCTGCCATGGACCTGGACCGAAGACCGTATCGCGCGCGCCATCGTCGACCTGGAAACCAACGTGGCGGTGGTCGGCGATTCCGGCGCGGTGACCGCCTTCGGCATCATGTTTCACACCCTCGAGGACGCACACCTGTTGCTGTTCGCGGTGCGCAGATCGCAGCAGCGCAAGGGCGTCGGCAGTGCGCTGCTGCACTGGCTGGAAGAGGTTGCGCGCAACGCCGGCGCGAAGAAGATCCGCGTCGAGTGTCTGAGCAAGAACCGCCCCGCGCGGTTGTTCTACTCCGAGCACGGATATCACGAGCTCTCGATCACGCGGCAGATGTACCGCGGCATCGCCGATGGTATTCACCTGGAAAAGTGGCTGCGGACCGAACAGGCCTGA
- a CDS encoding LysR substrate-binding domain-containing protein, whose product MRRLPPLNALRAFEASARLGSFVAAAAELRVSAAAVSQQVRRLEQYLDTDLFQRLARGLVLTDQGRDYLPELSAGFDLLGESTTRLRAKRADGVLTITTLAAFANGWLLPRLHRFRVCAPRIDIVLRTSRQLMDFRRDAIDLAIRFAPAPGRGLQGELLCREELFPVASPQLFGGGRMPDNLAALADYPLLHDTDANPEQPWLGWRGWFERAGLSTASVGRGPQFSDSIVLIGAAVAGLGIAIGRAPHVAPLLARGQLVRVTQENWMAPWSYYLTAPPAHFRRPVVRTFVDWALGEARGS is encoded by the coding sequence ATGCGCCGCCTGCCGCCACTCAATGCCCTGCGTGCTTTCGAAGCCTCCGCCCGGCTGGGCAGCTTCGTGGCCGCGGCCGCGGAGCTGCGCGTGTCCGCCGCCGCGGTCAGCCAGCAGGTGCGCCGGCTCGAACAGTATCTCGACACCGATCTCTTCCAGCGGCTGGCGCGCGGACTCGTGCTTACCGACCAGGGCCGGGACTATCTACCCGAGCTGTCGGCGGGGTTCGACCTGCTCGGCGAATCGACCACCCGCCTGCGCGCCAAACGCGCCGATGGCGTGTTGACCATCACCACGCTCGCGGCGTTCGCGAATGGCTGGCTGCTGCCGCGGCTGCATCGCTTTCGCGTCTGCGCGCCGCGCATCGACATCGTGCTGCGCACTTCGCGCCAACTCATGGATTTCCGCCGCGACGCCATCGACCTCGCGATCCGCTTCGCGCCGGCGCCGGGCCGCGGACTGCAGGGTGAGCTGTTGTGCCGCGAGGAGCTGTTTCCGGTCGCCAGCCCGCAATTGTTCGGCGGCGGGCGCATGCCGGACAACCTCGCCGCGCTCGCCGACTACCCGCTGTTGCACGACACGGATGCCAACCCGGAGCAGCCGTGGCTGGGCTGGCGTGGCTGGTTCGAGCGCGCCGGGTTGTCGACCGCGTCCGTCGGTCGCGGGCCGCAGTTCAGCGATTCGATCGTGTTGATAGGCGCGGCGGTCGCGGGGCTGGGGATCGCCATCGGGCGCGCGCCGCACGTGGCGCCGCTGCTCGCGCGCGGCCAGCTGGTGCGCGTCACGCAGGAGAACTGGATGGCGCCGTGGAGTTATTACCTGACTGCCCCGCCCGCGCATTTCCGGCGGCCGGTGGTGCGTACCTTCGTCGACTGGGCGCTGGGCGAGGCGCGCGGCAGTTAG
- a CDS encoding glutathione S-transferase family protein, protein MHLFDYLDSGNGYKVRLLLAQLGQKYDWTDVDIDKGLTRTPEFLKRNPNGRIPTLELDDGTNLAESNAIMWYLAEGSRFVPATQLGRAQVLQWMFFEQYSHEPYVATPRYLMRHFPADHPRRAEIPARLEKGRAAFAVMEQHLATRDFFVDDRYTIADIALYAYSHVAPDGGHDLTPYPHVRKWLERVAAQPGHVVLLHKPA, encoded by the coding sequence ATGCACCTGTTCGACTATCTCGATTCCGGCAACGGCTACAAGGTGCGCCTGCTGCTCGCGCAGCTCGGCCAGAAATACGACTGGACCGACGTGGACATCGACAAGGGGCTGACGCGCACGCCGGAGTTCCTCAAGCGCAATCCAAACGGACGCATCCCGACGCTCGAGCTCGACGACGGCACCAACCTGGCCGAATCCAACGCCATCATGTGGTACCTGGCCGAAGGTTCGCGCTTCGTGCCGGCGACGCAGCTCGGCCGCGCGCAGGTGCTGCAGTGGATGTTCTTCGAGCAGTACAGCCACGAGCCGTACGTCGCCACGCCTCGCTACCTGATGCGGCATTTTCCGGCCGACCACCCGCGCCGCGCCGAGATTCCCGCGCGCCTGGAGAAAGGCCGGGCCGCATTCGCCGTGATGGAACAGCACCTCGCCACGCGCGACTTCTTCGTGGACGACCGTTACACCATCGCCGACATTGCGTTGTATGCGTATTCACATGTCGCGCCGGACGGTGGTCACGATCTCACTCCCTATCCACACGTGCGCAAGTGGTTAGAGCGCGTCGCGGCGCAACCCGGCCACGTAGTGCTGCTGCACAAGCCGGCGTGA
- a CDS encoding DoxX family protein yields MRKLLLLNSAQQFADFALLLLRVFVGIFLIWGVWDNVASSERMHEFAEFLRKHRFPSPGILAPVSVYLQLAIGAGFILGMFTRWAGIFCALNFAIAIAMVDRFEGMRGVFPSGCLVFIGLYLATHGAGRFSVDAALRANDMPRSNGGVRLKL; encoded by the coding sequence ATGCGGAAACTCCTGTTACTGAACTCCGCGCAGCAATTCGCGGACTTCGCGTTGCTGCTGCTGCGAGTGTTCGTGGGAATTTTCCTGATCTGGGGTGTCTGGGATAACGTGGCGAGCAGCGAACGCATGCACGAATTCGCGGAATTCCTGCGCAAACATCGCTTTCCGAGCCCCGGGATCCTGGCGCCTGTTTCCGTGTACCTGCAGCTCGCGATCGGTGCCGGGTTCATCCTGGGGATGTTCACGCGCTGGGCCGGCATTTTCTGCGCCCTCAACTTCGCCATCGCCATCGCCATGGTCGATCGCTTCGAAGGCATGCGCGGCGTGTTCCCGTCGGGTTGCCTGGTCTTCATCGGCCTGTATCTGGCGACCCATGGCGCCGGCCGTTTCTCGGTCGATGCGGCACTGCGCGCCAACGACATGCCGCGCTCAAATGGCGGAGTGCGCCTCAAGCTGTAG
- a CDS encoding class IV adenylate cyclase, translating into MARNIEIKARIENVAVLKPLVAGIASEGPLEIAQDDTFFTCDTGRLKLRAFSNDSGELIFYRRVNQTGPKESFYLRSPTSSPETLRESLSLAYGQIGRIRKYRTLFLVGRTRVHLDRVEGLGHFLELEVMLVDDEPAEQGVREASDLMDRLGIQPGQLIEGAYLDLLLAQQA; encoded by the coding sequence ATGGCCCGTAACATCGAGATCAAGGCGCGTATCGAAAACGTGGCCGTGCTCAAACCCCTGGTGGCCGGGATCGCCTCGGAAGGTCCTCTCGAGATCGCGCAGGACGACACCTTCTTCACCTGCGACACGGGCCGCCTCAAGCTGCGCGCCTTCTCCAACGACTCCGGCGAACTTATTTTCTACCGGCGAGTGAACCAGACGGGACCGAAGGAGTCGTTCTATCTACGGTCCCCCACTTCTTCACCAGAGACACTTCGTGAATCGCTTTCGCTGGCCTACGGACAAATCGGTCGCATCCGCAAGTACCGCACTCTCTTCCTGGTCGGGCGTACCCGCGTTCACCTGGACCGCGTCGAGGGTCTCGGCCATTTTCTCGAGCTCGAAGTCATGCTGGTGGACGATGAGCCGGCAGAACAGGGCGTTCGAGAAGCAAGCGACCTCATGGATCGGCTCGGGATTCAACCCGGGCAGCTGATCGAAGGCGCCTACCTCGATTTGCTGCTGGCGCAGCAGGCCTGA
- a CDS encoding GFA family protein encodes MVHRGACHCGKVTIEVEGEIAGVISCNCSICQKRGSLLWFVPRDKMKLTGETELTTYTFNKHVIKHRFCKTCGILSFGEGVDPKGNKMAAVNVRVLDGIELEKIPVQHFNGRAM; translated from the coding sequence ATGGTCCATCGCGGCGCCTGCCATTGCGGCAAGGTCACCATCGAAGTCGAAGGCGAGATTGCCGGGGTCATCTCGTGCAACTGCTCCATCTGCCAGAAGCGCGGTTCGTTGTTGTGGTTCGTGCCGCGAGACAAGATGAAGCTGACAGGTGAGACGGAGCTGACCACCTACACTTTCAACAAACACGTCATCAAGCACCGCTTCTGCAAGACCTGCGGCATCCTCTCCTTCGGCGAAGGTGTCGACCCCAAGGGCAACAAGATGGCGGCGGTCAATGTCCGCGTGCTCGACGGGATCGAGCTCGAAAAGATCCCGGTGCAGCACTTCAACGGCCGGGCGATGTAA
- a CDS encoding DUF423 domain-containing protein has product MDRLLYIFAGVAGFVGVALGAFAAHGLKSRLAPDLLAIFETAVRYQMYHVFAIVAAAWAWARWQNKAFAVAGWMFIVGIVIFSGSLYLLALTGTRWLGAIAPFGGLAFLTGWLCLAIGAIRAPR; this is encoded by the coding sequence TTGGATCGGCTGCTCTATATTTTCGCCGGCGTGGCCGGCTTCGTGGGTGTCGCGCTCGGGGCGTTCGCGGCGCATGGGCTGAAGTCACGGCTCGCACCAGATCTTCTCGCGATTTTCGAAACGGCTGTGCGGTACCAGATGTACCACGTGTTCGCGATCGTCGCGGCCGCCTGGGCCTGGGCGCGGTGGCAGAACAAGGCCTTTGCGGTTGCCGGGTGGATGTTCATCGTCGGCATCGTCATTTTCTCCGGCAGTCTCTATCTACTGGCGTTGACCGGGACGCGATGGCTGGGCGCCATCGCGCCGTTCGGCGGTCTGGCATTCCTGACCGGCTGGTTGTGTCTGGCCATCGGCGCGATCCGTGCGCCGCGCTGA
- a CDS encoding FMN-binding negative transcriptional regulator, with amino-acid sequence MIFYDYYADVPDAVLREFVSGQELGRFVTVSADGQPHIGLYPFLFLGETVEIHLHRDDEQLTDLLTNKKCAFEVDEIHGTIPSNWIHATNAMFATAYHRVVIFECDAVVSEDAEVLAAQQQRLMAHYQPAGGHTPVSTAHAMYRGPFKEIRALTLTVRARKVKWKLAQNRTREQREKLIAELRKRGRPSDAGAADALQWTLDHEAKR; translated from the coding sequence ATGATCTTCTACGACTACTACGCAGACGTTCCCGATGCGGTCCTGCGCGAATTCGTCTCCGGACAGGAATTGGGCCGGTTCGTCACCGTGAGCGCCGACGGCCAGCCGCACATCGGGCTGTATCCGTTCCTGTTCCTCGGCGAGACCGTCGAAATCCACCTGCATCGCGATGACGAACAGTTGACGGATCTGCTTACTAACAAGAAATGCGCATTCGAGGTGGACGAGATCCACGGCACCATCCCTTCCAACTGGATCCACGCGACCAACGCGATGTTCGCGACCGCCTATCACCGCGTGGTGATCTTCGAGTGCGACGCGGTGGTGTCCGAAGATGCGGAAGTGCTCGCCGCGCAGCAGCAGCGGCTCATGGCGCACTATCAGCCGGCGGGCGGGCACACGCCGGTGAGCACCGCGCATGCCATGTATCGCGGGCCGTTCAAGGAAATCCGCGCATTGACGCTGACGGTGCGCGCGCGCAAGGTGAAGTGGAAGCTCGCGCAAAACCGGACCCGCGAGCAACGTGAGAAGCTCATCGCGGAGCTGCGAAAACGCGGCCGGCCCAGCGATGCCGGTGCGGCGGATGCCTTGCAATGGACACTGGATCACGAAGCGAAACGCTGA
- a CDS encoding GFA family protein has product MIKHQGGCHCGRVRFEVDAPAELIIDDCNCSMCNRTGFLHLIVPADRFRLLRGEDALTNYTFNTGTAKHLFCSTCGIKSFYVPRSHPDGFSVNARCIDSDTIKSMKINAVDGRNWEKHYPAGRGEFVA; this is encoded by the coding sequence ATGATCAAACACCAGGGCGGCTGCCATTGCGGCCGCGTCCGTTTCGAGGTGGACGCGCCGGCCGAGCTCATCATCGACGACTGCAATTGTTCGATGTGCAACCGCACCGGCTTTCTGCACCTCATCGTGCCCGCGGATCGATTCAGGCTGCTGCGGGGCGAGGACGCGCTGACGAACTACACGTTCAACACCGGGACCGCGAAACATCTCTTCTGCTCGACCTGCGGCATCAAGTCGTTCTACGTGCCGCGCTCGCATCCCGATGGTTTCAGCGTGAACGCGCGTTGCATCGATTCGGACACGATCAAGAGCATGAAGATCAACGCCGTTGACGGCCGCAACTGGGAGAAACATTACCCGGCCGGGCGCGGAGAGTTCGTCGCGTAG
- a CDS encoding hydroxyacylglutathione hydrolase — MLIERIWAANELRNFQYLIACSQSGEALIVDPLDARQCLDAARAHNFTITQVLNTHEHLDHTAGNAAVVAATGAKVLAHAGAAGVIGGVDRGLARGDVIKVGKTVELEALDTPGHTRAHVCVLAHCDAPALFCGDTLFNAGAGNCHNGGDPGLLYETFVNQLAKLPEGTRVYPGHEYMARNLAFTLDREPGNVDAAKAYATARAQDPASARITTLGEEKRVNAFLRLQNPEIIARLREKFPGIGESPDARTVFVKLRELRNKW; from the coding sequence ATGCTGATCGAAAGAATCTGGGCCGCGAACGAGTTACGCAATTTCCAATACCTCATCGCCTGTTCGCAGAGCGGTGAGGCACTCATCGTCGATCCGCTGGATGCGCGGCAATGCCTCGATGCGGCGCGCGCGCACAACTTCACGATCACGCAGGTTCTCAATACCCACGAACATCTCGATCACACCGCGGGGAATGCGGCGGTGGTCGCGGCGACCGGCGCGAAGGTGCTGGCGCATGCCGGCGCGGCGGGCGTGATCGGCGGGGTAGATAGGGGGCTCGCGCGCGGCGACGTCATCAAGGTCGGCAAGACCGTGGAGCTCGAGGCGCTCGATACGCCGGGGCATACACGCGCGCATGTCTGCGTGCTGGCGCATTGCGATGCGCCAGCGCTGTTCTGCGGCGACACGTTGTTCAATGCCGGCGCGGGCAATTGCCACAACGGCGGCGATCCCGGGTTGTTATACGAGACGTTCGTGAACCAGCTCGCGAAGCTGCCGGAAGGGACGCGCGTGTATCCCGGGCATGAATACATGGCACGCAATCTGGCATTCACGCTCGATCGCGAGCCGGGCAATGTGGATGCGGCCAAGGCGTATGCCACGGCCCGCGCGCAGGACCCGGCGTCGGCGCGTATCACCACACTCGGTGAGGAGAAACGCGTCAACGCGTTCCTGCGCCTGCAGAATCCCGAGATCATCGCGCGCCTGCGGGAAAAGTTTCCCGGCATCGGCGAGAGCCCGGATGCGCGCACGGTGTTCGTGAAGCTCCGCGAGCTGCGCAACAAGTGGTGA